From Corynebacterium frankenforstense DSM 45800, the proteins below share one genomic window:
- the menE gene encoding o-succinylbenzoate--CoA ligase has protein sequence MALRNLDVLPVDAHDPAAILPDLEQAISGGVSLLPVPADDPGRAELLRSSQGAGRPIDPAIALVVGTSGSTGTPKGAQLTPANLVAGADATHRVLGGEGQWLLAMPAHYIAGLQVLVRALVAGVDPWCLDLSSGFDVHAFAGGAAELAATGDRVYTSLTPMQLMKAMDTLEGIDALRHFDAILVGGAALDPHTRAAAERLDIHVVATYGASETAGGCIYDGRPIPGARVKIGASGRIHLGGATIAHGYRNRPGHESFAEDGWWATSDAGAFDADGRLVVKGRLDAVIDTGGLKLHPEVVETELLRVPGVDAACVAGVAHPRLGQAAVAAYTGTASPAEIYEALAELPRWQWPKELRRVAALPLTATGKVDRPAVAALFS, from the coding sequence ATGGCCCTCCGTAACCTCGACGTTCTCCCCGTCGACGCGCACGACCCCGCCGCGATCCTGCCCGACCTCGAGCAGGCGATCAGCGGCGGGGTCTCGCTGTTGCCGGTGCCCGCGGACGACCCCGGCCGCGCCGAGCTGCTGCGCTCCTCCCAGGGCGCCGGCCGCCCCATCGACCCCGCCATCGCCCTGGTGGTGGGCACCTCGGGCTCCACGGGCACGCCGAAGGGCGCGCAGCTGACCCCGGCCAACCTCGTCGCCGGCGCCGACGCCACCCACCGCGTCCTCGGCGGCGAGGGCCAGTGGCTGCTGGCCATGCCCGCCCACTACATCGCGGGCCTGCAGGTGCTGGTGCGCGCCCTGGTGGCGGGCGTGGACCCCTGGTGCCTCGACCTCTCGTCGGGCTTCGACGTGCACGCCTTCGCCGGCGGCGCCGCCGAGCTGGCCGCCACCGGCGACCGCGTCTACACCTCGCTGACCCCGATGCAGCTGATGAAGGCCATGGACACCCTCGAGGGCATCGACGCGCTGCGCCACTTCGACGCGATCCTCGTCGGCGGCGCCGCGCTCGACCCCCACACCCGCGCCGCCGCCGAGCGCCTGGACATCCACGTCGTGGCGACCTACGGCGCCTCCGAGACCGCCGGCGGCTGCATCTACGACGGTCGCCCCATCCCCGGCGCGCGCGTGAAGATCGGCGCCTCCGGACGCATCCACCTGGGCGGCGCGACGATCGCGCACGGCTACCGCAACCGCCCCGGCCACGAGTCCTTCGCCGAGGACGGCTGGTGGGCGACCTCGGACGCCGGCGCCTTCGACGCCGACGGCCGCCTCGTGGTCAAGGGCCGCCTCGACGCGGTCATCGACACCGGCGGGCTCAAGCTGCACCCCGAGGTCGTGGAGACCGAGCTGCTGCGCGTGCCGGGTGTCGACGCCGCGTGCGTGGCCGGCGTGGCGCACCCGCGCCTGGGCCAGGCGGCCGTCGCCGCCTACACCGGCACGGCCTCGCCGGCCGAGATCTACGAGGCGCTCGCCGAGCTGCCCCGCTGGCAGTGGCCCAAGGAGCTGCGCCGCGTCGCGGCGCTGCCGCTGACGGCGACGGGCAAGGTCGACCGCCCCGCCGTCGCCGCCCTGTTCAGCTAA
- a CDS encoding o-succinylbenzoate synthase: MTVQPPPPVLPSPLPAVDEILARTRVVALPMRVRFRGVTVREAALIEGPAGWGEFAPFLEYPPAEAAAWLAAGLEAAWLGLPEPAAGSVEVNATVPAMDPAGVPGLLERYPGCTTVKVKVAERGQTLDDDRARVAAVRAARPGAVVRVDANRGWSVAEAVRAAEELGELAYLEQPCTTVAELERLRAELDRRGIATPIAADESIRRAADPYLVAESGACGWAVLKVAPLGGVRRLAAIAEHLRGADMHVTVASALDTAVGMNAGLVAASLLSEAPAGLATQSLFEADVAAPRELVGGRLPTAPAVPEPDRLAELAAAPERRDWWFERIRAAHACLAEAHQG, from the coding sequence ATGACCGTCCAACCGCCGCCGCCCGTCCTGCCCTCGCCACTGCCCGCCGTCGACGAGATCCTCGCGCGCACCCGTGTGGTCGCCCTGCCGATGCGCGTGCGCTTCCGCGGGGTGACCGTCCGCGAGGCGGCGCTCATCGAGGGGCCCGCCGGCTGGGGCGAGTTCGCGCCGTTTCTCGAGTACCCGCCGGCCGAGGCCGCCGCGTGGCTGGCCGCCGGCCTCGAGGCCGCCTGGCTCGGCCTGCCTGAGCCTGCCGCCGGATCCGTCGAGGTCAACGCCACCGTGCCCGCCATGGACCCGGCCGGCGTGCCCGGGCTGCTCGAGCGCTACCCCGGCTGCACCACCGTCAAGGTCAAGGTCGCCGAGCGCGGACAGACGCTTGACGACGACCGCGCGCGCGTCGCCGCCGTGCGCGCCGCGCGCCCGGGCGCGGTGGTGCGCGTGGACGCCAACCGGGGCTGGAGCGTGGCCGAGGCGGTGCGCGCGGCCGAGGAGCTGGGCGAGCTTGCCTACCTGGAGCAGCCGTGCACGACCGTCGCCGAGCTCGAGCGGCTGCGCGCGGAGCTGGATCGGCGGGGGATTGCCACCCCGATCGCCGCCGACGAGTCGATCCGGCGCGCCGCCGACCCCTACCTGGTCGCCGAGTCCGGGGCGTGCGGCTGGGCGGTGCTCAAGGTCGCCCCGCTCGGCGGGGTGCGCCGGCTGGCCGCGATCGCCGAGCACCTGCGGGGTGCCGACATGCACGTCACGGTCGCCAGCGCGCTGGATACGGCGGTGGGCATGAACGCGGGGCTGGTCGCGGCCTCGCTGCTCTCCGAGGCGCCGGCCGGGCTGGCCACGCAGTCGCTGTTCGAGGCCGACGTCGCGGCCCCACGCGAGCTCGTCGGCGGGCGGCTGCCCACCGCACCTGCGGTGCCCGAGCCGGACCGGCTGGCGGAGCTGGCCGCGGCGCCGGAGCGGCGGGACTGGTGGTTCGAGCGCATCCGCGCCGCGCACGCCTGCCTGGCGGAGGCGCACCAGGGGTAG
- a CDS encoding ATP-binding cassette domain-containing protein — translation MIHVRGAHLHNLAGVDVDVPRGQLVAVTGISGSGKSSLAFGTVHGEAQRRYFESVAPFARRLIGSATDPQVEAVEGLPPSVALQQNTSAGGARSTVGTVSTMSNTVRLLYSRVGDYPAGLTRLDSDHFSPNTAVGMCPDCQGTGVRYEPTEASMVPDPSLSINDGAIKAWPGAWAGKNFRDILDTLGMPMDTPWRDIDQATRDWILFTDETPVVTVTPDRRADQVEKQYQGTWRSTANYLRKTLAETESDTLRKRTISFMEESVCPTCDGRRLGRDALSVTYAGLPIDELGQVPLERLADMLADVAHASSEAERLLLGALRPILDSALELGLGHLSLDRPARTLSAGELQRVRLASQLKTGLFGVMYVLDEPSAGLHPVERQAVLDIARRFIAQGNTVMLVEHDMDLVAASDWIVDVGPGAGAGGGRIVYSGPTAEYLAAVRGEPRQAEQPQGADSAGHVPGTGADGTAAGSSDAPGTDSAGPAGEAERAGNAVQSPTAAALAAGAPRLNDAPRAASGMLELHGASSRTVRDLDLEVGFGQFTVIAGVSGSGKTTLLDMLTDAAEEQAGRVLPISQKPIGRTPRSCLATYTGFFDTVRRLFAGTEGARKRGWTVSRFSYNVKQGQCPTCRGEGEIEVELVFLPGSYTTCPDCGGRRYNDETLEVTWNGYTIADVLAMTVDEAAEVFEDQPVITTLQSMGLGYLRLGQGAPTLSGGEAQRIKLATELTKARRGRTVYLLDEPTTGLHPADVDRLLAVLEGLADAGGTVIVVEHDPRVIAAADRVLETGPGAGERGGRVIADATPARLAAGDTATGRALAAAGRERRAG, via the coding sequence ATGATCCACGTGCGCGGCGCGCACCTGCACAACCTCGCCGGCGTGGACGTCGACGTGCCGCGCGGCCAGCTGGTCGCGGTGACCGGAATCTCGGGCTCGGGCAAGTCCTCCCTGGCCTTCGGCACCGTCCACGGCGAGGCGCAGCGCCGCTACTTCGAGTCGGTCGCCCCGTTCGCCCGCCGCCTCATCGGCTCGGCGACGGACCCGCAGGTCGAGGCCGTCGAGGGCCTGCCGCCGTCGGTGGCGCTGCAGCAGAACACCTCGGCCGGCGGGGCGCGTTCGACGGTGGGCACCGTCTCGACGATGTCGAACACGGTGCGCCTGCTCTACTCGCGCGTCGGCGACTACCCGGCCGGTCTCACCCGCCTCGACAGCGACCACTTCTCGCCGAACACGGCCGTGGGCATGTGCCCGGACTGCCAGGGCACGGGCGTGCGGTACGAGCCCACCGAGGCCTCGATGGTCCCGGACCCCTCGCTGAGCATCAACGACGGCGCGATCAAGGCCTGGCCCGGGGCGTGGGCGGGCAAGAACTTCCGCGACATCCTCGACACCCTGGGCATGCCCATGGACACCCCGTGGCGCGACATCGACCAGGCCACACGCGACTGGATCCTGTTCACCGACGAGACCCCCGTGGTCACCGTGACCCCCGACCGCCGCGCCGACCAGGTGGAGAAGCAGTACCAGGGCACCTGGCGCTCGACGGCGAACTACCTGCGCAAGACGCTCGCCGAGACCGAGTCGGACACGCTGCGCAAGCGCACCATCTCCTTCATGGAGGAGTCCGTCTGCCCGACCTGCGACGGCCGCCGCCTCGGCCGCGACGCGCTGTCGGTGACCTACGCCGGCCTGCCGATCGACGAGCTGGGGCAGGTGCCGCTGGAGCGCCTCGCCGACATGCTTGCCGACGTCGCGCACGCCTCCTCCGAGGCCGAGCGCCTGCTGCTGGGTGCCCTGCGCCCCATCCTGGACTCCGCGCTCGAGCTGGGCCTGGGGCATCTGTCGCTGGACCGCCCGGCGCGCACGCTCTCGGCCGGCGAGCTGCAGCGCGTGCGGCTGGCCTCGCAGCTCAAGACGGGCCTGTTCGGGGTGATGTACGTCCTCGACGAGCCCTCGGCGGGGCTGCACCCGGTGGAGCGTCAGGCGGTGCTCGACATCGCGCGGCGCTTCATCGCCCAGGGCAACACGGTCATGCTCGTCGAGCACGACATGGACCTGGTGGCGGCCTCGGACTGGATCGTCGACGTCGGCCCGGGGGCCGGCGCCGGCGGCGGGCGCATCGTCTACTCCGGGCCAACCGCCGAATATTTGGCGGCGGTGCGGGGCGAGCCCCGGCAGGCGGAACAACCGCAGGGCGCCGACTCCGCCGGGCATGTGCCGGGCACCGGAGCGGACGGGACGGCTGCGGGGAGCAGCGACGCGCCGGGCACGGACTCCGCAGGCCCAGCCGGGGAGGCCGAGCGCGCCGGGAACGCCGTGCAATCCCCGACGGCCGCGGCCCTGGCCGCGGGCGCGCCGCGCCTCAACGACGCACCGCGGGCGGCGTCGGGAATGCTGGAGCTGCACGGGGCGTCGTCAAGAACGGTGCGCGACCTGGACCTGGAGGTCGGCTTCGGGCAGTTCACGGTGATCGCGGGCGTGTCGGGCTCCGGCAAGACGACGCTGCTCGACATGCTCACCGACGCCGCCGAGGAGCAGGCCGGGCGCGTGCTGCCGATCTCGCAGAAGCCGATCGGGCGCACGCCGCGCTCGTGCCTGGCGACCTACACCGGCTTCTTCGACACGGTGCGCCGCCTGTTCGCCGGCACCGAGGGGGCCAGGAAGCGCGGCTGGACCGTCTCGCGGTTCTCCTACAACGTCAAGCAGGGCCAGTGCCCGACCTGCCGCGGCGAGGGCGAGATCGAGGTCGAGCTGGTCTTCCTGCCCGGCTCGTACACGACGTGCCCCGACTGCGGCGGGCGGCGCTACAACGACGAGACCCTCGAGGTCACCTGGAACGGCTACACCATCGCCGACGTGCTCGCCATGACCGTCGACGAGGCCGCCGAGGTCTTCGAGGACCAGCCCGTGATCACCACGCTGCAGTCGATGGGGCTGGGCTACCTGCGGCTCGGGCAGGGCGCGCCGACGCTGTCCGGCGGCGAGGCCCAGCGCATCAAACTGGCCACCGAGCTGACCAAGGCGCGGCGCGGGCGCACCGTCTACCTGCTCGACGAGCCGACCACCGGGCTGCACCCGGCCGACGTCGACCGGCTGCTCGCCGTGCTCGAGGGGCTCGCCGACGCCGGCGGGACCGTCATCGTCGTCGAGCACGACCCGCGGGTGATCGCCGCGGCCGACCGCGTGCTCGAGACCGGGCCGGGTGCCGGCGAGCGCGGCGGGCGCGTCATCGCCGACGCCACCCCGGCCCGCCTGGCCGCCGGCGACACCGCGACCGGTCGGGCGCTCGCCGCCGCGGGCCGGGAGCGCCGCGCGGGATAA
- a CDS encoding glycosyltransferase has product MWVSYVAGQVVSFVFTLFRLIPLAWANRVGGARIPAEGDVVVSLTTHGRRLATAFYAVESVARGSRPAPIVLWLDPEDFDGPWPPSLRRLVDRGLQVRRGSGDLGPHAKYFDMFRAVAGTDTRVVTVDDDIIYPEWFLEKLLEVGGLRPDTVVAYRAHRVELRDGRLLPYMRWTAADTCRASVLHFATGVSGVCYAPAFVDYVAARGEESRRVAPRADDVWLHLCALRSGFRIRQVFAKPRNFAIVPLTQRGALVRRNGPGGGNDAQIARAYTIDDVAVLAAAAAAED; this is encoded by the coding sequence ATGTGGGTCAGCTACGTCGCCGGCCAGGTGGTCTCCTTCGTCTTCACGCTCTTCCGCCTGATCCCGCTGGCGTGGGCGAACCGCGTCGGCGGTGCGCGCATCCCGGCCGAGGGTGATGTGGTGGTCTCGCTGACCACGCACGGCCGCCGCCTGGCCACGGCGTTCTACGCGGTCGAGTCGGTCGCGCGCGGCAGCCGCCCGGCGCCGATCGTGCTGTGGCTGGACCCGGAGGACTTCGACGGGCCGTGGCCGCCGAGCCTGCGCCGCCTGGTCGACCGCGGCCTGCAGGTCCGTCGCGGCAGCGGCGACCTGGGCCCGCACGCGAAGTACTTCGACATGTTCCGCGCGGTGGCGGGCACGGACACCCGCGTGGTCACCGTCGACGACGACATCATCTACCCCGAGTGGTTCCTGGAGAAGCTGCTCGAGGTCGGCGGCCTGCGCCCGGACACGGTGGTGGCCTACCGCGCGCACCGCGTCGAGCTGCGCGACGGCCGGCTGCTGCCGTACATGCGCTGGACGGCGGCGGACACATGCCGGGCCAGCGTGCTGCACTTCGCCACGGGCGTCTCGGGTGTGTGCTACGCGCCGGCGTTCGTGGACTACGTCGCCGCGCGCGGCGAGGAGTCCCGCCGCGTCGCCCCGCGTGCCGACGACGTCTGGCTGCACCTGTGCGCCCTGCGTTCCGGTTTCCGCATCCGCCAGGTCTTCGCCAAGCCGCGAAACTTCGCGATCGTGCCCCTGACCCAGCGCGGCGCCCTCGTGCGCCGCAACGGGCCGGGCGGCGGCAATGACGCGCAGATCGCGCGCGCCTACACGATTGACGACGTCGCGGTGCTCGCCGCCGCGGCTGCGGCCGAGGACTAG
- a CDS encoding DoxX family protein, protein MSAFKNVALLLARVILGVILIYHGWDKFGHLADYSDNFASMGVPLASVAAVVAAVIELGGGILLLIGLMTPIAGSLVFLVMLGAYFFAHMGNGVAAADGGFELVGAIGAAALALAGAGAGLFSVDAVLNRRRVTAAETDVDDAAATRTTKTA, encoded by the coding sequence ATGTCAGCATTCAAGAACGTCGCACTGCTCCTCGCCCGCGTCATCCTGGGCGTCATCCTGATCTACCACGGCTGGGACAAGTTCGGTCACCTCGCCGACTACTCCGACAACTTCGCCTCCATGGGCGTGCCGCTCGCCTCGGTCGCCGCCGTGGTCGCCGCGGTCATCGAGCTCGGCGGCGGCATCCTGCTGCTGATCGGCCTGATGACCCCGATCGCCGGCTCCCTGGTCTTCCTGGTCATGCTCGGCGCCTACTTCTTCGCCCACATGGGCAACGGCGTCGCCGCCGCCGACGGCGGCTTTGAGCTGGTCGGCGCCATCGGTGCCGCCGCCCTCGCCCTGGCCGGCGCCGGCGCCGGGCTCTTCAGCGTCGACGCCGTGCTCAACCGCCGCCGCGTGACCGCCGCCGAGACCGACGTCGACGACGCGGCCGCCACCCGCACCACCAAGACCGCCTAA
- a CDS encoding 1,4-dihydroxy-2-naphthoyl-CoA synthase: protein MKQPSYSTDQPFDAAQWRPVPGFEDLTDITYHRHVGETRADGIVRIAFDRPEVRNAFRPHTVDELYRALDHARRTPDVGCVLLTGNGPSAKDGGWAFCSGGDQRIRGRSGYQYATEHRHDDATADASTVDAARAKAEGGRLHILEVQRLIRTMPKVVIAVVNGWAAGGGHSLHVVCDLTIASRQEARFKQTDADVGSFDAGFGSALLARQVGQKFAREIFFLGRTYDAETMQRMGAVNIVADHGELENEAVRAAREINGKSPTAQRMLKFAFNMADDGMMGQQVFAGEATRLAYMTDEAVEGRDSFLEKREPDWSRFPYYY, encoded by the coding sequence ATGAAGCAGCCGAGCTACAGCACCGACCAGCCCTTCGACGCCGCGCAGTGGCGGCCCGTCCCCGGCTTCGAGGACCTGACCGACATCACCTACCACCGCCACGTGGGCGAGACCCGCGCCGACGGCATCGTGCGCATCGCCTTCGACCGCCCCGAGGTGCGCAACGCCTTCCGCCCGCACACCGTCGACGAGCTCTACCGCGCGCTCGACCACGCGCGGCGCACCCCGGACGTCGGCTGCGTGCTGCTCACCGGCAACGGGCCGAGCGCCAAGGACGGCGGCTGGGCGTTCTGCTCGGGCGGCGACCAGCGCATCCGCGGCCGCTCCGGCTACCAGTACGCCACCGAGCACCGCCACGACGACGCCACCGCCGACGCCTCGACCGTCGACGCCGCGCGCGCGAAGGCCGAGGGCGGCCGGCTGCACATCCTCGAGGTGCAGCGCCTGATCCGCACGATGCCGAAGGTCGTCATCGCCGTGGTCAACGGCTGGGCGGCCGGCGGCGGGCACTCGCTGCACGTGGTCTGCGACCTGACGATCGCCTCGCGGCAGGAGGCCCGCTTCAAGCAGACGGACGCCGACGTCGGCTCCTTCGACGCGGGCTTCGGCTCGGCGCTGCTGGCCCGGCAGGTGGGCCAGAAGTTCGCGCGCGAGATCTTTTTCCTGGGCCGCACCTACGACGCCGAGACGATGCAGCGCATGGGCGCGGTCAACATCGTCGCCGACCACGGCGAGCTGGAGAACGAGGCCGTGCGCGCGGCCCGCGAGATCAACGGCAAGTCGCCGACGGCGCAGCGCATGCTCAAGTTCGCGTTCAACATGGCCGACGACGGCATGATGGGCCAGCAGGTCTTCGCCGGCGAGGCGACGCGCCTGGCCTACATGACCGACGAGGCCGTCGAGGGCCGCGACTCCTTCCTGGAGAAGCGCGAGCCGGACTGGTCGCGGTTCCCCTACTACTACTGA
- a CDS encoding response regulator transcription factor has protein sequence MIRVLLADDQALLLGALTTILNAQDDIRVTATAADGAAAVRAVREAAGGVDVAVLDIRMPGLDGIAAAREILALPDAPAVMMLTTFRDPALVRSAIAAGVHGFLLKDAEPDVLADAVRTVARGESVLASGVTGPVLEGYRQAVAARSALRPEERQGLSLLTARELEVLAEIGRGATNPEIAESLHIAETTVKTHVSNLLAKLGARDRVALVLLVQRAGLLPGRGQG, from the coding sequence GTGATCCGCGTGCTGCTCGCCGACGACCAGGCGCTGCTGCTCGGCGCCCTGACCACGATCCTCAACGCCCAGGACGACATCCGGGTCACCGCCACCGCGGCCGACGGCGCGGCGGCCGTGCGCGCCGTGCGCGAGGCCGCCGGCGGCGTCGACGTCGCCGTGCTCGACATCCGCATGCCCGGCCTCGACGGCATCGCCGCCGCGCGCGAGATCCTCGCGCTGCCGGACGCGCCGGCCGTGATGATGCTGACCACCTTCCGCGACCCCGCGCTCGTGCGCTCCGCCATCGCCGCCGGGGTGCACGGCTTCCTGCTCAAGGACGCCGAGCCGGACGTGCTTGCCGACGCCGTGCGCACCGTCGCCCGGGGCGAGTCCGTCCTGGCCAGCGGGGTGACCGGCCCCGTGCTGGAGGGGTACCGGCAGGCGGTGGCCGCCCGCAGTGCGCTGCGGCCCGAGGAACGCCAGGGCCTCAGCCTGCTGACGGCCCGCGAGTTGGAGGTGCTCGCCGAGATCGGGCGCGGGGCGACGAACCCGGAGATCGCCGAGTCGCTGCACATCGCCGAGACGACCGTCAAGACCCACGTGTCGAACCTGCTGGCCAAGCTCGGCGCGCGCGACCGGGTGGCGCTGGTGCTCCTCGTGCAGCGCGCCGGGCTGCTGCCGGGGCGGGGGCAGGGCTGA
- a CDS encoding ATP-binding cassette domain-containing protein, with protein MTVSLGGRRVLDDVALAARPGRVHALLGRNGAGKSTLFSVLLGLLGPDAGTVTVADAPFTRDSLRHIGASVNGPACYGHLSARANLRVHTTLLGLPDAEADRVQALVGLGDVGKKKARNFSTGMKARLALAQALLGEPEILVLDEPQNGLDPQGIADLRGFLRERAARGGTVLVSSHQLGEVRHLADDATVLAGGRVRYSGPLAGLAPGADGDLETAFLRLTAEDAR; from the coding sequence GTGACCGTCTCCCTCGGTGGGCGCCGCGTCCTCGACGACGTCGCTCTCGCCGCCCGCCCGGGCCGCGTGCACGCCCTGCTCGGGCGCAACGGCGCCGGCAAGTCCACCCTCTTCTCCGTGCTGCTGGGCCTGCTCGGGCCCGACGCCGGCACCGTCACCGTCGCGGACGCCCCCTTCACCCGCGACTCGCTGCGCCACATCGGCGCCTCCGTCAACGGCCCGGCCTGCTACGGCCACCTCTCGGCGCGCGCCAACCTGCGCGTGCACACCACGCTGCTCGGCCTGCCCGACGCCGAGGCCGACCGGGTGCAGGCGCTCGTGGGGCTCGGCGACGTCGGGAAGAAGAAGGCCAGGAACTTCTCCACGGGCATGAAGGCGCGCCTGGCGCTGGCACAGGCGCTGCTCGGCGAGCCGGAGATCCTCGTGCTCGACGAGCCGCAGAACGGGCTCGACCCGCAGGGCATCGCCGACCTGCGCGGATTCCTGCGCGAGCGCGCGGCCCGCGGCGGCACCGTGCTGGTCAGCTCGCACCAGCTCGGCGAGGTCCGCCACCTCGCCGACGACGCCACCGTGCTCGCCGGCGGGCGGGTGCGCTACTCCGGCCCGCTCGCCGGACTCGCCCCCGGCGCCGACGGCGACCTCGAGACCGCCTTCCTCCGCCTGACCGCCGAGGACGCCCGATGA
- a CDS encoding sensor histidine kinase, producing MHFRRGDLILAGAAALLAVVYLLAVDSPHTAAQAVLSWGFVAAAAVYRTRPRASAVAVLVLLGLWAVVWLTAPVSLGVTPWLVFALLAVYGAERYVGSRVFGRAVLGVAMAGALVSPVMWTFGTNVDWHYRTGVDWAVTLTAHWALLVVAHLLAAEQRTRARAREDHLAALREEERLTLARELHDVLAHSLVLIKVQANAGLVAGEERAALTQVRDMSSEALGEVRGMVDALRDHDARLEPTAQLAGLDGLLDSFRAAGLDVGYRGTPPARLTGLPAVIQLAAVRIISEALTNAVRHQVDARAVVTLAAVPGADAALTVTVASTGPDRPGSGSGSGHGGGKGLLGLAERARAVGGSLRTEHAGDVFTVHAELGRRP from the coding sequence ATGCACTTCCGCAGGGGTGACCTGATCCTCGCTGGCGCCGCCGCGCTGCTCGCGGTGGTCTACCTCCTCGCCGTGGACTCGCCGCACACCGCGGCGCAGGCCGTGCTGTCCTGGGGGTTCGTCGCCGCGGCCGCCGTCTACCGCACGCGCCCGCGCGCCTCGGCGGTGGCGGTCCTCGTGCTGCTCGGCCTGTGGGCCGTGGTGTGGCTGACCGCGCCGGTGAGCCTCGGCGTGACCCCGTGGCTCGTCTTCGCGCTGCTGGCCGTCTACGGCGCCGAGCGCTACGTCGGCTCGCGCGTCTTCGGCCGCGCGGTGCTCGGCGTCGCGATGGCCGGCGCGCTGGTCTCGCCGGTGATGTGGACCTTCGGCACGAACGTCGACTGGCACTACCGCACCGGCGTCGACTGGGCCGTGACCCTGACCGCGCACTGGGCGCTGCTCGTCGTCGCGCATCTGCTCGCCGCCGAGCAGCGCACCCGCGCCCGCGCGCGCGAGGACCACCTCGCCGCGCTGCGCGAGGAGGAGCGCCTCACCCTCGCCCGCGAGCTGCACGACGTGCTCGCCCACTCCCTGGTGCTGATCAAGGTGCAGGCCAACGCAGGGCTCGTCGCCGGCGAGGAGCGCGCCGCGCTGACGCAGGTGCGCGATATGAGCTCCGAGGCGCTCGGCGAGGTGCGCGGGATGGTCGACGCGCTGCGCGACCACGACGCCCGCCTCGAGCCGACCGCGCAGCTGGCCGGGCTCGACGGGCTGCTCGACTCCTTCCGCGCCGCCGGGCTCGACGTCGGGTACCGCGGCACGCCGCCGGCGCGGCTGACCGGGCTGCCAGCCGTGATCCAGCTCGCCGCGGTGCGCATCATCTCCGAGGCGCTGACCAACGCCGTGCGCCACCAGGTCGACGCCCGCGCCGTGGTCACCCTCGCCGCGGTGCCGGGTGCCGACGCCGCGCTGACCGTCACCGTCGCCTCCACGGGCCCGGACCGGCCCGGTTCCGGCTCCGGCTCAGGCCACGGCGGCGGCAAGGGGCTGCTCGGCCTGGCGGAGCGCGCCCGCGCCGTCGGCGGCTCGCTGCGCACGGAGCACGCCGGCGACGTCTTCACCGTCCACGCCGAACTGGGGAGGCGCCCGTGA